One genomic region from Hyalangium ruber encodes:
- a CDS encoding carbonic anhydrase, whose amino-acid sequence MKKLITGLLDFQRHSLPPYRATFARLAKGQSPDCLFITCADSRVVPNLLVSMDPGDLFVIRNVGNMVSPADDAGQSTGDRSEAAALEYSLLHLPVEDIVVCGHSSCGAMKALLAGNADERSPNLGDWLNLGRSALQSLEHGGLVGQGLPPADQLSQLNVLQQIKHLRSYPLVRQRLEAGTLRLHGWWFDIGNAQVHAYRPGRERFVPIDEVEGEQMLAELRHSEVEKSSTSAA is encoded by the coding sequence ATGAAGAAGCTCATTACTGGTCTGCTCGACTTCCAGCGTCACAGCCTGCCTCCCTACCGCGCCACGTTCGCGCGGCTGGCCAAGGGGCAGTCTCCCGACTGCCTGTTCATCACCTGCGCCGACAGCCGCGTGGTGCCCAACCTCCTGGTGTCCATGGATCCGGGCGATCTGTTCGTCATCCGCAACGTGGGCAACATGGTGTCGCCCGCGGATGATGCGGGCCAGTCCACGGGAGACCGCTCCGAGGCGGCGGCGCTGGAATACTCGCTGCTGCACCTGCCGGTGGAGGACATCGTGGTGTGCGGCCACTCCAGCTGCGGTGCCATGAAGGCGCTGCTGGCGGGCAATGCCGATGAGCGCTCCCCCAACCTCGGGGACTGGCTGAACCTGGGCCGCTCCGCGCTGCAGTCCCTGGAGCACGGCGGGCTGGTGGGCCAGGGGCTGCCGCCGGCGGATCAGCTCAGCCAGCTCAACGTGCTCCAGCAGATCAAGCACCTGCGCAGCTACCCGCTGGTGCGCCAGCGCCTGGAGGCCGGCACCCTGCGGCTGCACGGCTGGTGGTTCGACATCGGCAATGCGCAGGTCCATGCCTACCGCCCCGGCCGCGAGCGCTTCGTCCCCATCGACGAGGTCGAGGGAGAGCAGATGCTCGCGGAGCTGCGACACAGTGAGGTGGAGAAGTCCTCCACTTCAGCTGCCTGA